The genomic region CCGCTGCGCGTGCACCCGGAGGGCCCCGGCACCGCGCTCGGAGGCGATCGGGCCGCCGAACAGCGTCAGGCCGAGGGCGGAGCAGGTGACCCAGACGGTGCCGGCGAGCAGGGCGCCCTTGGTCGCCCGGATCCGGTGGCGGGCCAGTACGTCGCCGAGCCGGATCGTCGCCGCGACCATGACGGCCGCCACGAGCAGGACGAGCACGACCGCGCCGACGGCGGCGGCGGTCGCGACGCCGGCGCCCAGCGTGTCCTCGACGTACGCCCGGGCATCCGGGAGCAGGTCCCAGTCCAGCGCGGCGTTGAAGCCCCGGCCCAGGTACTCGTTGAACCCCATGTCGAGCAGGTTCACCGTGGTCAGCGCGGCCAGACCGAGCCCGTACAGCACCGCCGCCGCCAGCCGGGCCCGGCGCGGCAGCACCAGCATCACGACGGCTCCGACGACCGCCTCCGCCGGGATCCGCGCGAAGCGCTCCGGCTCGACGGCGGGCAGGGTGTTGGGCAGGAGCAGCGCCCCGAGGACCAGGACGGCGGCGAGGGCGGTGGTGGTCAGGCGGAGGGCACGGGCGGCCCGGGGGTGACGGGTGCGCCAGGTGCGGAGGGGGGTGAGGCGGGAGCCGGGGGCGGGAGTCCCCCCTTCCTCTGGGATGACCTCCTGCTGCGTCTCGGGTTCGTCCTCCGAGCTGCCCGGCTGCGACGGCTGGCGGAAGCGTGTGAAGACAGGCACCCGGAGGTCCTTCCCGTACGAAACCCGGTGGGGTGGCGGACCCGCGTGGGGGTACGGGTCCGCCGCAGTTCCGTACGGGGCGCCCGGCAGGCGCGTTCAGCCCACCGGGCCAGCGCTCGGCAAACACCGGGCAAACGCCCGGCCAACTGGCCCTCAGGCGCCGCCGACCGCCGTGAGCAGGGCCAACGGGGCCGACGCCGACCGGGATTCACGTACGCACGCGTGCGGGTACGGCACCGGCTCGGGGTGGGTGTCGCGGCCGTAGCCCGCGAGGACCTCCGGCAGCCGGTGGCCGGTCGCGCTCGCCGCGTCGACCAGGCCGCGGGCGATCGCGCGGGCCTCGTCGTGCAGCCCGTAGCGGGCCAGGCCCAGCGCGATCAGCGCGTTGTCGTGCGGCCAGACCGAGCCGCGGTGGTAGGAGAGCGGGTGGTAGGCGGGCTGGCCGGCGGCCAGGGTGCGCACGCCCCAGCCGGAGAAGAAGTCCGGCTCCAGCAGGCGTCGGCCGACCTGCTCGCCGTACTCCTTGTCCAGCAGGCCCGACCACAGCAGATGCCCGGCGTCGGAGGCGAGCGCGTCGACCTGTCCGCCCCGGCCGTCGAGCGCGAGTGCCGGGAAGGAGTGCTCCGGCATCCAGAAGTCCCGCTGGAAACGGTCGCGCAGGTCACCGGCCGCCTGCTCCAGCAGGTCCGCGTACGTCCCGTCCTGCCAGACCGTGCGCGCGAGCCACGCCGTGCGGCGCAGCGCGTCGTACGCGTAGCCCTGGGCGCCCGCGGCCGTCACCGGGCCGTTGGGGCGGGTGCCTTCGGCGGAGCAGATGGCGCCGGGGGAGTCCTTCCAGTTCTGGTTGGCGAGGCCGCCCCGGTCGGCGCGGTACACGAGGTAGCCGCGCGAGGTCAGGCCGCCGTGGTCGAGCATCCAGCCGACCGCCGCCCGGGCATGCGGCTCCAGACGGCGGGCCAGGCCGGTGTCGCCGGTCTGCTCGGTGTACGCGCCGAGCAGGACGAGGAACAGGGGCGTGGCGTCGACCGAGCCGTAGTAGCGGCCGTAGGGGACCTGGCCGAAGTGCGCCAGTTCGCCGTGCCGCACCTCGTGCACGATCTTCCCGGGCTGGGCGACCTCGCTGGCACCGGCGTCCGTGGCCTGGGTCGCGGCGAGCGCGGGCAGGGTGGCGGCGGCCAGCCGGGGCCGGTAGGGCAGGGCGAACAGCGAGGTCAGCAGCGCGTCCCGGCCCAGCAGGGTCAGGAACCAGGGGGCACCGGCGGCCGGGACGCGCAGTTCCTCCCCGTCCGGGCCCGTCGCCGGGACCTGGAGCGCGGCCAGGTCGGCGAGACCCCGGGTGCAGGCAGCGGACAGCTCCGGCCAGCCGGCCGGCAGGGCCACGCCCTCCATGAACCGGCCTTCCCGGGCGAGGAGTTGCTGCTGGAGGGCGGCGGGGGAGCGGGGCACGCGCAGGGCGCGCTTGTCGCCGTGCGGGCGGGCCATGACCCGCAGGACCAGCTCGGCCGTGCCGTGCGGTTCGAGGTCCAGGTTCCACACCAGGCGGCGGGCGCCGGTGCCGGTCTCCTCCACGGCGTCCGGCTGGGGCTCGGCCGTCACGGTCGTGACGGACCGCCACTCGCCGCGCCGGTAGCTGAACTCCACGCCGTGCCGGAGGACCTGGCGGGAGCGGACGGCACCGGCCTTCGTGTAGGTGCGCTGGTCGGCGCGCAGCTCGAACTGGTCGGTGAAGTCGGCGTCGGCGGTGACCGCGAGGCGGACCGTCGTCGGCACCGGGCGGTTGCTGGTGACTCGCAGCGACTCGACGAACGAGGCGTCCCCGACGGCCTGTTCGCGGAAGAGCGTGTACGCGGGCGGCTCGCTGCGGCCGCCGCGCGGGACGAGCACGCAGCGCGCGGTGTCCCCGTCGGCCACCGGCGTCAGCGTGTCCGGCACGGCTCCGTCGACGGTGAGCTGCCACCGGCTCAGATGCCGCGCGTCCCGTACGAACATTCCGTCCGGGGCGCTGCCGCCCCGGTAGCCGCTGATGTCGCCGCGGTCGCCGACGGCGGCGAACGTCCCGCCGTGCACGAGCAGATGATGCCGGTCCGTCATGCCCGGTCCTCTCCCTTGATCGCCGTGACGCCGTTCCTGTCCCGTGCGGGCCGGTCGTGCAGCAGGTCGAGCGTGAGCGCGGCGGTCCAGCCGAAGCCGGTGGCGCCGCAGGCCTGTGCGGTGTACGGGTCCACGTACTCCGCGAAGTCGGAGGCGCCCGCGGTGTGCAGGATCCCCCTGCGCAGGGCGTCGGCCCGGCCGCGCTCGCCGTGCAGCCGCAGCCCGCGCTCCAGCAGCCAGCTGGTGTTGAACCAGGCCGGGCCGCGCCAGTAGCGGTGCGGGTCGAAGGCCTCGCCGAGCAGGTCGTAGCTGGGCACCAGCCGGGTCGTGCCGCCGAGCCCGAAATGCGGGCCGCTCAGGGTGCGCACCAGGGTGGCCGCCAGGTCGCGCGGCAGGCTCGGCAGCAGCAGCGGTACGAGCCCGGAGACACCGCGCTCGGGGATCAGCTCCCCGGCGCACACGTCCCGGCACAGGAACATCCCCGCCGACGGCTCCCACAGCCGCTCCACCAGGGCGGCGGTGAGGCGCTCGGCGCGGTCCTGCCGGGCCGAGGCCGCAGCGCCCAGCTCGTGGGCGATCCGGGCCAGGGCGTACTCGGAGGCGATGAGCAGGGCGTTGAACGCCGGGTCCTCCACGGCGAAATCGCCCGCCCGTCTCCCACCACCGCCCTCAACCGAGGCCCTGCGGGCCGCACCCCCGATTCCACCGTCGGCGTATCCACGGTCCCGGTAGTCGGCCGCCAGTCGCACGTACCGCCCGTAGTCCAGGTCCGTCGGCCGGTCCTCGGGGGAGCCGTGGGCGAGGTCGGCGCGGCGGAAGGAGCGGGCCGGGGCCGGAGTGACCCGGGAGAGCGGACGGTCCCAGCAGGGGCTGTTGTCCATACCCTGTTCCCAGGGGTGCACGACGGACACCAGCCCGCCCCCGCCCAGGTCGCGCCGGTGCAGCAGGTACCGGTGCCAGGCCGCGAGCCGGGGATACACCCGGGTGAGGAAGCCGCGCGCCCGGGACAGACCGGGGTCGGCGAGGTGCACCAGCCACGCGGCCAGCGCGTGGACCGGTGGCTGCACGATCCCTGAGGTCTGTACGGTGCGCGGGGCGCCCGCGGCGCGCCCCGCGGTCGAGGAGCGCCAGAAGTCGGGGCTCGGGAAGTACGCGTCGAGCGGGACGGAGGGGTTGAAGACGATGTGCGGGATGCGCCCGTCGGCCCACTGGGCCGCCAGCAGCGTCTCCAGTTCCGTCTGCGCCCGTAACGGCGACAGGTGTCTCAGGCCGATCGCGATGAACGCCGAGTCCCATGACCACTGGTGCGGATACAGACCGCGCGAGGGCACCGTGGACGTGCCCGTCCAGCCGGCCTCCAGCACGGCGGCGGCCCTGACGTGCAGCGGTGACGCGGTACTGGACGGATCGTATGCAACGGTTCGTCCCGTGGGACGAGGGGCGCGTTGGGCGGTGCTGTCCACTCGGGGCTCTCCGGAAGACGTCCGGCCGGCCGGTTCGGCTGCGGCTACCGTGGGGTTACGTCTATTTAACACGCAAAACCCACTATGTAAGGCAAGGTTGAGAAACACAAGGGGGTGTGCATGACCGGACGGCCCGTCAGAACGGGACGAGGTACCGGCCAGGCGAGTGCCGGCGAACTGCTCGAACTGGTGCGCAGTCGTCGCGCCGTGACCCGGGGTGCGCTCCAGCAGGCGACCGGACTGTCCCGGGCCACCGTCGGGCAGCGGCTCGACCGGCTCTTCCGCGCGGGCTGGCTGCGCGAGGGCGCCGGGGGGCCGGTGGACTCCCCGCTGGGCGGGCGCCCCTCCATCACCCTGGAGTTCGACGACGAGCACGCGGTGGTCCTGGCCTCCGACCTCGACACCCGGCACGCGCGGGCGGCCGTGCTGTCGCTGAGCGGCGAGATCCTCGCCGAGCACTCCGGCACCCTCGTCGTCGAGGACGGGCCGGACGTCGTGCTGGGAGAACTCGGCCGCTGGTTCGGCGAGTTGCTGGAGAAGACCGGCCGCGGGGCCGAGTCGGTGTGCGGCGTAGGGCTCGCCGTGCCCGGCCCGGTCGACACCGAGACCGGCCGCGTCGTCCAGCCGCCGATCATGCCCGGCTGGGACGGCTACGACATAAGGAGCCGGCTGGCCCGGGCGCTCACCGAGCACACGGGCGCCGCCGCGGTGCCGGTGCTGGTGGACAACGACGCCAACCTCATGGCGTACGGCGAACAGCGCACCGGCTATCCCGACTGCTCCGCCTTCGTGCTGGTCAAGGTCTCCACCGGCATCGGTGCCGGGGTCGTGGTGGACGGCGCGGTCTTCCGGGGCATCGACGGGGGCGCCGGGGACATCGGGCACATCCGGGTGCCGGAGGGCGCCCAGACGCTGTGCCGGTGCGGCTCCTACGGCTGTCTGGCCGCCATCGCGAGCGGTGGCGCGGTGGCGCGGCGGCTGGCCGAGGCCGGGGTGCCGGCGGCGTCCGGCTCGGACGTGCGGGACCTGCTGGCGTCCGGGCATCCCGAGGCGGTCGGCCTCGCCCGGGAGGCCGGGCGCCGGGTGGGGGACGTACTCGCGACCGTGGTGACCCTGCTCAACCCCGGGGTGCTGATGATCGCCGGGGATCTGGCCGGAACCCCCTTCCTCACGGGCGTGCGCGAACTGCTCTACCAGCGGGCGCTGCCCCGCTCCACCGCCCACCTGGACGTCGTGACGGCGCGGCTCGGCGAGCGGTCCGGGCTGGTCGGGGCCGGGGCGATGGTCGTGGAGCACCTCTACGCCCCCGAGCGGGTCGAGGAGCGGCTGCGCGCGCTCGGGGTGTGACCGGGACATTTCAGCCCCGAGACGCGTCCGCATGGTGAAATCCGGTCGGCTGTGGCAACGTGATTCTCGCCACCCTTGATAAGGGTTGCGCTCAGATGAGCGGATCTTGAGCGGCTGCACTTCTCCAAAGGGTGGCACTGAGTGCCACCCTTTGATCGTTCATCGAGCGAAATCAAGCGTGCCGAACCCCGCTCGTTTGAGCGCTCAGCGGGCTCAATGGAGGTTCCTGCGTTCAAGAAGTGAAAACATACGGCTGTGATCGCTTGCCGAGCCTTGACTTTCGATCCGCTGGCGGACGAGTGGTTACAGGCGTATGACGCGCGAGTGGACGTACCCAGACGCCTTTGATCTGGGTATGTTCCTCGCCGTCAGGGCAGCCACCGCGTCCTCGAGGAGTCGAGACCCGTGTCGGAAAACAAAGATCCCCACGTAGCTGAGCACGGTAAGAGTGTTGAGGGCGTGAAGTTCGTTTACGACTTCACCGAGGGCAACAAGGACCTCAAGGACCTCCTCGGTGGCAAGGGCGCGAACCTCGCCGAGATGACGAACCTGGGCCTTCCCGTCCCGCCCGGCTTCACGATCACCACCGAGGCGTGCAAGGTCTACCTGGAAAGCGGCGAGGAGCCGGCGGCACTGCGTGACGAGGTGAGTGCGCACCTCGACGCGCTGGAGCAGCGCATGGGCAAGAAGCTCGGCCAGGCCGACGACCCGCTGCTGGTGTCGGTGCGCTCGGGCGCCAAGTTCTCCATGCCGGGCATGATGGACACCGTCCTCAACATCGGCCTGTCCGACAAGTCGGTGCAGGGCCTGGCCAAGCAGGCCGGCGACGACCGCTTCGCCTGGGACTCCTACCGCCGCCTCATCCAGATGTTCGGCAAGACCGTCCTCGGCGTCGACGGCGAGCTCTTCGAGGACGCGCTGGAGGCGGCCAAGGCGGCCAAGAAGGTCACGGTCGACACCGAGCTCGAGGCGGCCGACCTCAAGAAGCTGGTCACCAAGTTCAAGAAGATCGTCAAGACCGAGGCCGGCCGGGACTTCCCGCAGGACCCGCGCGAGCAGATGGACCTCGCCATCCACGCGGTCTTCGACTCCTGGAACACCGACCGCGCCAAGCTCTACCGCCGCCAGGAGCGCATCCCGCACGACCTCGGCACGGCCGTCAACGTCTGCTCGATGGTCTTCGGCAACCTCGGCCCCGACTCCGGCACGGGCGTGGCGTTCACCCGGGACCCCGCCTCCGGCCACCAGGGCGTCTACGGCGACTACCTC from Streptomyces chartreusis NRRL 3882 harbors:
- a CDS encoding glycogen debranching N-terminal domain-containing protein, which encodes MTDRHHLLVHGGTFAAVGDRGDISGYRGGSAPDGMFVRDARHLSRWQLTVDGAVPDTLTPVADGDTARCVLVPRGGRSEPPAYTLFREQAVGDASFVESLRVTSNRPVPTTVRLAVTADADFTDQFELRADQRTYTKAGAVRSRQVLRHGVEFSYRRGEWRSVTTVTAEPQPDAVEETGTGARRLVWNLDLEPHGTAELVLRVMARPHGDKRALRVPRSPAALQQQLLAREGRFMEGVALPAGWPELSAACTRGLADLAALQVPATGPDGEELRVPAAGAPWFLTLLGRDALLTSLFALPYRPRLAAATLPALAATQATDAGASEVAQPGKIVHEVRHGELAHFGQVPYGRYYGSVDATPLFLVLLGAYTEQTGDTGLARRLEPHARAAVGWMLDHGGLTSRGYLVYRADRGGLANQNWKDSPGAICSAEGTRPNGPVTAAGAQGYAYDALRRTAWLARTVWQDGTYADLLEQAAGDLRDRFQRDFWMPEHSFPALALDGRGGQVDALASDAGHLLWSGLLDKEYGEQVGRRLLEPDFFSGWGVRTLAAGQPAYHPLSYHRGSVWPHDNALIALGLARYGLHDEARAIARGLVDAASATGHRLPEVLAGYGRDTHPEPVPYPHACVRESRSASAPLALLTAVGGA
- a CDS encoding MGH1-like glycoside hydrolase domain-containing protein; protein product: MDSTAQRAPRPTGRTVAYDPSSTASPLHVRAAAVLEAGWTGTSTVPSRGLYPHQWSWDSAFIAIGLRHLSPLRAQTELETLLAAQWADGRIPHIVFNPSVPLDAYFPSPDFWRSSTAGRAAGAPRTVQTSGIVQPPVHALAAWLVHLADPGLSRARGFLTRVYPRLAAWHRYLLHRRDLGGGGLVSVVHPWEQGMDNSPCWDRPLSRVTPAPARSFRRADLAHGSPEDRPTDLDYGRYVRLAADYRDRGYADGGIGGAARRASVEGGGGRRAGDFAVEDPAFNALLIASEYALARIAHELGAAASARQDRAERLTAALVERLWEPSAGMFLCRDVCAGELIPERGVSGLVPLLLPSLPRDLAATLVRTLSGPHFGLGGTTRLVPSYDLLGEAFDPHRYWRGPAWFNTSWLLERGLRLHGERGRADALRRGILHTAGASDFAEYVDPYTAQACGATGFGWTAALTLDLLHDRPARDRNGVTAIKGEDRA
- a CDS encoding ROK family transcriptional regulator, with amino-acid sequence MTGRPVRTGRGTGQASAGELLELVRSRRAVTRGALQQATGLSRATVGQRLDRLFRAGWLREGAGGPVDSPLGGRPSITLEFDDEHAVVLASDLDTRHARAAVLSLSGEILAEHSGTLVVEDGPDVVLGELGRWFGELLEKTGRGAESVCGVGLAVPGPVDTETGRVVQPPIMPGWDGYDIRSRLARALTEHTGAAAVPVLVDNDANLMAYGEQRTGYPDCSAFVLVKVSTGIGAGVVVDGAVFRGIDGGAGDIGHIRVPEGAQTLCRCGSYGCLAAIASGGAVARRLAEAGVPAASGSDVRDLLASGHPEAVGLAREAGRRVGDVLATVVTLLNPGVLMIAGDLAGTPFLTGVRELLYQRALPRSTAHLDVVTARLGERSGLVGAGAMVVEHLYAPERVEERLRALGV